One Magnolia sinica isolate HGM2019 chromosome 2, MsV1, whole genome shotgun sequence genomic window, AAGATATGAAGCACAAGCACGTTGAATGTTATGTCGATGACCTGGTGGTTAGGTCAGGAAATCATGAGGAACACCGTGAGCATTTAGCATCGGTCTTTCGATGGCTCAAAAAGAAGCAGTTAAAGATGAACCCGACCAAATGTGCTTTTAGAGTGTTTTCAGGAAATTTTCTTGGCTTCGTCATTAGACACAGGGGTATTGAAATCGACCCAAGGAAAGTCAAGGCCATTCAAGATATGCCACCTCCGAAGACATTAAAAGAGTTGAAGAGTTTACAAGGGAAGCTGGAGTATATTCGTTGTTTTATTTCACATCTAGCAGGAAGgtgtcagccattttctcatttaatgaaGAAGGGAACATAATTCGTGTGGGACAAAGCCTGACAGAATGCATTCGATTTAATAAAGAATTGTTAAAGTAACCTCCGATATTGAAAGCTCCTATAAAAGGTAAAGCACTTATTTTGTACATATCTGCGGCTGAAAACTCGTTCGGAGCCTTGTTAGTGCAGGTGAATGAAGATGGGAAAGAAATTGCTCTTTATTATCTAAGGTGAACTCTGATGGGCGCAGAATGTAACTATTCTTTGATTAAGAAAGAGTGTCTGGCATTAATATTTACAatacagaaattgagacattattatctctcccatgacataactctgATCTCCAGAGCGGATttgataaagtttttaatgacaaggccgatgttatcagggagattggccaaatggatgctgttactcTCGGCATACACGATTACCTATGAGCCAACAAAAACAATGAAAGGACAAGCAATGGTAGATTTCTTGGCAGCACATCCAGTAACAGAGAGTGAGATAGTTTATGATGATTTTCCTGATGAACGGGTAATGATGACAGAACCACATGGTCTATGGCAGATGTATTTCGATGGCGCTTCTCGAACAGCAAGAGCAGGGGTAGGAGTTATTTTCATTACACCTCAGGGCGATTTATTGCCCTATTCTTTTACGTTGGGCAACGCTTGCATGAACAATGAAGCTAATATCAAGCTCTCATCATTAGAATGAAAATTTCCCATGAATTGAAAATAAAGATGTTGTAGATTTTTGGAGATTCCAAACTGATTATAAATCAGTTAACGACCgaatttgaaataagaaagcaagaattCTTTCCATATTGCCGGGAAGCCCAATGGTTACTAGAGCAATTCTGTCATGTTGAAATCAAACATATACCTCGATTTGAGAATGCAAAGGCAAATGCTTTGGCTAGTTTAGCAgcagcattgtcctattcaaacCGAAGCCCGctccaagtaactatagaagaaagaagattcctgCCTTCTCCTAAAGTTTTCATGAAGTTATCAAAACACTTCCTATGTCATGTTTATAAGTGACAATGGATGATTGGAGATGGTCAttcatagattacctcaaatatgacaTCTTGTCAAAAGATCCAGCATAAAGGCAGCAAATCAGACAGCGAGCAAGTAGATTCATCATTTATGGTGAGGTGCTTTACAGAAAATCTTACAACGGGATGTTGCTACGTTGTCTTGACGAACAAGAAGCAAGTCAAGAGCTACGAGAAGCTCATTCcagagaatgtggggcacatcaggttagatgaaatttatttcatcgagtacatcgaatggggtattattggcctacgatgttcaaagatgcgatagattatgcaAAAAGGTGCCATGAATGTCAAATTCATGGAGATGTCGTGCATGTTCCCCCTGAAGCTCTCCATCAAACAGTTACTTCTTGGCCTTTCGCCGCTTGGGGGCTCGATGTAATTGGGCTCATAAATCCACCTTCATCCAAAGGAAACCAATATATTTTGGCAGTAACAGACTATTTCTGCAAATGGACAGAAGCAATTGCATTGCgcaatgtcaaagagaaagatgtaGTCAATTTCATTCGACATGTGATAATATATCGTCATGGCATCCCGAAGAAGATTGTTACCGATAATAGTAACCCCTTCAAGAATAGAGACATGGAGAAATTATGTCAAAAGTTTGGTATTCACTATTTGTTttcgacaccttactatccaccggtaAATGGGTTAGTAGAGGTGTTTAATAAAACAATCATGAGGATACTGAAAAGGACGGTGACTAGAAATAAGCGAGACTGGGATGAAAGATTGCAAGAGGCACTACTATGGGTGTACAGGACAACCCACCGAACGGCAACAAGTACAACACCGTATTCACTAGTTTATGGTGTAAAGGCGGTCATCCCGATTGAAATACGAGTCACGTCACTTAGAGTAGTTgtgcatcagtcaattacaaatgatgaaaatgtaaaGATAAGACTAAAAGAATTGGACCTACTTGACAAGAAGCGTTTGGCAGCTCAGTAGCATTTACAATCATATCAAGTAAGAATATCAATTGCCTTTGATAAACAAGTGAAATAtcactctttcaagaaaggggatatgtgctaatgttgaaaagactaATAGTGGTAACTTGCAGAACAGGGCAAGTTTGAGCCTATATGAGATGGGCCGTATATCATAAGGGAAGTATATTCGAATGGAGCATACAGGGTGATTGATCAAGATGGACGTGGTATTAGTATACCAGTTAATGCGCACTTTATCAAGAAGTATTATCCCTAAAGAAGGTTCTAATTTTGATATAGAGGATTATTGCCATAACGCCTTTACACCAAAAGGGGGCAATTGGGCTGCAGaagacaaagtcatgtactctccctcatgtgaatgaataaaaggcgCATCGCAGCTGTATCAGAAGCATTGATGATTACCCCAAGTATTGATGATTCTTACCAAGCATTGACGATTACTGCCAACATTGACGATTATTGTCAAAATTGCCAAATCGCCAAACATCAAAGATTATTGCCAAAGTTAGCAACTATCGCTGTCATTATCAATCGCTCACATAAGtcaaaattgctatcatcacCAAGCCGATACACTATGTTGAACATAATATAAATGTTCTCAAAACATTGTCAGCAAtggcgaaatatcaattattgattcatcaATTTTGGGAGTGGAACAAACTATATAGCTAACTACATATAGAGTTAATGACAGCAGTAGTAGCCTACTttttaaggtagcctagccaagcctcatatggccaactacgcataaaaCCTATCTCCATCGccattcgggcagcagtgagaagccactGGCCCTAAAACGCTCAtgaaggccatcgtacgcataTCTATGTGAGAGTGGATGAAGCCAATGAGTGAACGCCCCAAAGGGTCAAAAAGTCCTCAACAGCTAATCACGGATAACACCCATgctgtctgtatagctttccggcagcgtcacggggaacagatgaaattgccctcccgtgaatgggctcgactttgcagacgaagaaaatgtGGGCTGCAGTGTGTGCTCTTTGGTCGTtaaccatagataggccaaccatgcgtaagaccccccaaatccttggcttgatttcagtagtaactcatgaggaaggggcctatacctactcattgatggactagcagccctagatttggtaccccaaaggctGCCTTGTGCGTCCCGCGAACTCCAGAGAGTTAATGCGGCCAACCCTATGCGTAAATCCAactgagttcacggccccggtagcttcactgggcccctttgatggatcatgatttgtgaactcaccaggcagtgaaaagttcagtgaactcataagagttacagagactatcacatgagacccgactccactactcaagattCTAAAAAACTGGGTGgcttcactactcaagagcttaaactgtctGTGTGATCTTTAATTGAATTGAAATCTAGTACCGCCTATCAAAACTGAAATCATATAAGAAACCCTATGCTAACAATTGTGATTTGTAGATGGTCTTATTTGTTATGTTATCTTACATTGCTTCTAGAATATTTCATATGAGAATAAATATGCTTGCAATGAATCATAACTTGAAAAATTATGAGAAGAGTAAACTGTTTCAAAATGCTGTGATACTGTCAAAAGGGAATACATGACTATATATGAAATATTCTCAAATATGCCGATTGTTTGATATAAcgataaaatcatgaaaatttcacGTTTTGAACAAATAGGCATGCAACATTGACTGTGATTAGATTAAGTCTGATCAAAATGTGTGATACTCAAAACTTTCTGTATTAAGTCAAATGTCTCAAAATATGCTTATCTTTTCAAAGAGGACAAGTCTTCAATAATAATATGCTTATCTTTCTGAGGTGGGCAACGATGTTCCTCCACTTTCTGCCTTTTTTACGATAAAGGAGAATTATCTTGTAATATTCACAAAGGAGGAGGAGGAAAGAAGTGCAAGGAATTACCAGTCTCTGTCGGAGATTTGGGGGTGTCCTTAAAGGAGTACCAAAAGCTATTCATCCTTCAAGAGTATCAGCAGGCTTTACTTCATGAGCATCATCTTCCAAAGAGATTCTTATGCAAAACTGACTTGAAGAGGGGGCACGAtccatttcttcaaaataactaaCACCTTGGTTCTTCTAGTAATCTTCCAGGTGAGGAGGAGGGATCCATATAAAATGATCCACTGGGTAACATTGGTCTACCAAGTAATATTGATGGACTCACCAGTGCATCCAACAGTAAGAAGCACTAACTGGATAATTGTAGCCGGGATTGAGGAAATGTGATCCAGTGTGAACGATCAAAAGCTGCTTTCATACTAGGGCCCAATTATACGACccaatgccataacttctcatcgCTCTGGTGACAACCTCACAAGTCTCTGGTATGGTTTGATCAAATCCAAATTGACGAGCGAATCTACTGGGATAGTATGGTTCATGCCAGAATACGTTATTCTCCCTCAAAGGAAGGGTACTGGATCTGATGAAAATAAGGAAAGAATGTACACCAGATGATatggaatcatcatcaatagCTTCTACATCTTCAACATAGCTAAACATTAGAAATTGATGAAAGTCAATGGGATCGTTGCTTTCTATTTTTCTGGAGATCCATCCTTGTGATTTCTTAATCATATCCCTTAATTGATGATGTTGAAGAGGAAGTCAATCGGGGTTCGAATATGCTTTTCCAGAATCAGCAAATGTCTAAGGAAAGTATACCCCtagccagcctatgaagaaatgccatggAGTGTAAACAGGAAAAGATTTGGAGATAGGATCCTTTGGACAAAGAATAACATCTCTGAAAGAGCAATAAAGGGCACATAGAAGTGAAGAAGCCAATGAATATTTGTGACCTTTTGCAATTGCACCTGCGATCACAAAGAAGGAAGGTCTGATGATGTCCATTTGATCAGAATCTGGGAATATCACCAAGCTTAACCAATAAGCTAAAAAGGTAGCTAGTTCGTAAGAAGAACTATATTCTGCAGTGTGCTTAAAATTCTTGCGAATGGCCTTGAGCTCTTGCTGGTTATGATCTGTGAAGCTGCCAAGATGAAGATATGATGGTTAGGTTAAAATCATTTGATATTAAAATTATGAAGATAAAAATCGAAAGACGAATGACATACCGCAATTTTTGAGAGAAATAACCCAACCATCCGAGAGAAGTAATACGATCAGGATGAGGGAAGTTGGCTAATGCACTGAAAATTTCCAGGGTGGTTCCAGAAATTTTTTATGTATCTTCTCCCGCCAATGCTAGAGCAAGCTCTCTATTAGAGGGTACATATGCATAAAAAATGTTACCCACAATGGGAAGACCCGCTATGCAAAATAAATCCCATAGGGTAATGCTCATTTCACCCgaaggaagatgaaatgaattgTAATGAGAGACCAATGGTTGAGAAAGCATCTAAAAATACAGCACTGCATGAAAATGTTCAGATGAAGCTATGATTGCATCAGAAAGAGAAATCTGCTCCAGAATGATAGTATGCTTTCGAACAACAGCGCGGGCCCAAGCACTATAGAAATCGCGAAGAGACAGGAGTCCTGTAGCTGAAAAGTTCTCCGTGTTCCAAGGCAATTTCTCAGAGAAGAATAGTTGTTAAGCTATCTCAAAATAATGGGTAGGGAAAGGTTGTTAAGAAGCATAATATGGGTACAAAAATCTCATCCTATGAATTCTGCCTGCTCTTTAGAAGTGTTTATTTCCTTCCAAATATCCTGTTAAGATCCTGGGTTCTTTTCTAACCCAATTTTCTAGAGAGACAAAGATGTTTTGATGATCGAAAGGTTCACTGTGCAGAATTGACCAATGACGTCAAAGAATGATAGGGACAATAATTTGATCATTGGTGAAAGGGTTATGaagatccaaaatttcttcatgaATTTCTACATATTTCCAAGAGTGGTGAAGAGGTTGTTCAGGTtttaaagaggatggatggttcTTTCTTTTTGAAAAAGGGGCTTGGGAGCGATGCATGATGGAAAGAATTAGATTTACAAAAAGAGTGTCAACGACCAAGGGATGCTAAGACCAAAAGGGTCCCAGAGTTTGAAATTTTTCTAACACAAGGATGGTTGCGCCAGGTCGCATAGATGAAATCCTTTACGCAGGGCAGCACAATAGCCAGGAGTATTATGTCAACAAGAGAACTGTTACACGAATGCGCACAACTAAAAGTGGTTATATGGGAGTGAATTATCGAGACAGAGGTTCGCTGAGATAGGAGCAAGTGTGGAATGTGGGGGAGTTCGGGGTATTTATAGGGTGTGTAACCTAATACAGTATATGGGCATCAGTTACGCGGGCCAGCGTAAACCGTTTTGGGGTCAAATTGATCCTTTTTCTTTAATTACtggagaaacaaagaaaggaccaagggggcatctattgaggtataaaaaatgagaaatattgAAGAAAAGGAAGTTGAAAAGTAAGAAAgtaaaaaaggaaatagaaaaagaaaaagaacaagtgtCTTTGGGGTAGTTTGCGCGGGTCTACGCAAACGATATTGATTGTGTGGGTCTGCGCAACCCAAATACTAGTTGCGCGGGTTCACACAACTGATTTCAAGACATAATTTCTACGAACGGTCAAGATTGATGAAAGATGGATCCAatggcaccaagatcgaggtttcacacggtggaggcttataaataccccctccccccttTCATTTGATGGATCGAAGATTTTGGAGAATAAGCATAGCGGCAGAGAACACTGAAGGTAGGAGGGGGAGAAGTCGGTGGCTTGCACGGACCGTGCAAACCATATTAGTTGTGCGGGCCCGCGCAACAAGACTATCCTGCAGTCTATAATGATGGTTTAGCTGGAATGCTGCTGAAATCATCAGGAtgagttgggaatgaagaattggattgggttaaGGCTGGGGTGAACTAGCTTCCATTAGCATATCGAGGCATGATGCAAGCGGTTCTATCATTTTTCTAATGCTAGCAAAATCATCTGTATAaccctgaagtgaatcctcttggatcgtttctggttggatttcaaaagtagaagacccaagagaattatcactatgatgtattgcaGGTTCATCTTTctaacattgatgtttccactgattgtagtcatacgggtcataggtgggagaatctgatggttgttgatacatattatcacccataatataatctctcattgttttcttcttatctaatgggtgataataattctcactcccatagtaatgataaccccaacactcacgtactattttcttaatccGGGGGTATAattattctcccacatatgatcgcgtaaggatttcttaaccggtggagcattgtattaCATTTAGTTCTCGATGAtgttttaagaaaaattttgagacgtagtttgttttctaacataatcatctgacaaccATTCACAATTTCTCACATTGtctaaaactagctcagcatattgatgttcccactcttgcatatacatggtgaaaccctaattttgaatctaatcctaaaatagaataaaagaaaaatcctataacaatatggaaagtaagtagaggagaagttagaaagagttTACTGGTTTAGAGAGTTCTATGttgggatcctacaaaacagaaaacaatgttagtttctaaaaataaatcagaaaaaaccccaacctaaaaacaaaataaaaagttagtcctaaaaataaattagtttcttaaaaaaaaattagtttataaaaacaaattaggaaagttttcaaatctaaatatatatatatataaaagaattagtttctaaaaacaaaataggaaagtttttaaatctagaaatagaaagaaaagttagtttctaaaaaaaaaaattaagaaagattctaaatctagaaatagaaagaaagagaattagaaagaagttaccaaattagaagtttctatttttGGGATCCTGCAGAAGAAAAGGAatgtgaattagtttctaaaaaagaactaagaaagcaacctagtttcttaaaaaaaaagaaaaaaaaggaaagtctctaaaaatagaaactaagtttctaaaaatagaaaaaggaaaggaaattagtttttaaaaatggattaggaaagtttctaaaaaataaaaaattagtttttatcctagaattagaaagtaaattagtttctaaaaacaaaaaaggaaagtttctaaacctaaaaataaaaagctaagttagtttctaaaataattctgaaaaaaccctaacctaaaaatagaaagtagaaaaatcctaatcttaacctaattccaaaactaatcaactCTAGAAAATGCAACTATCAATTTGCGGCAacaatgccaaaaacttgttcacaaccccaagtgtagggtcatgatatagtaataatcttgataagaccaaggtcgaatccacagggactgatcttatgtgtttttgaaattaactagaagtagaactcaaagaagatgtaaaactaattttgaagtgattgagagagaaattgtaaattaagtaattaaaactgtgaatttaaatgtgggaattagggtgccaaggatccacttatagtgataagggagccctcttgcttcaagtaacacaattagaattggagtcctatcctatccaattggaaaatatatcaataaaaccaaatctgaacttcgattgacctaattctcaatgaaggagaactatgataattggcaggaattccatcaccaaaccatgctcaggagacaatggcaaacaacatgatttaccaatcacataatctcaaagcaagataattgtgaagattaagaaggatttcatcaccgtaccatgcctaagggacgatggtgaacaataggactgaataatttcacaatcttaaatcaggaaaagaagatactcaaagctattacagatctactgtaatttgagtcacaataaaccattaaaaactgatagttttccttaaatatcaaattagaatccatgaagttcaacataaatatgaatcaaagcaatagaaacatctcatcatgctacaagcttcacctcttagccctagctaagaggtttagccaactatagacatgattggaccaaagtctcttatgaaaaacatgaaaacaactaaagaagaagaagaaaaactcttggtgacagcTTCTTCACCGTTTTGCCCCACTCtataaaccttagaagatgcctaggaacatcctagggagtcctatttatagttatggaactccaacttttgcccctagttgaaaaactctagaaatcgcctcaaatttaggcagtttactaaaatagacttcactctgcatagttttccaaaataaacttcactctacacaatttcacaaaatgacctagagtttcaaaatatgttttttcacgacaatttcaggatttcttttcttcacttcaaatctttgattcttttcattcctcactttgttttcttagatctttggcatgtgaattcttcaatcttattcttctaagatccatccctcactttggtgattcttgagcatcaaatccatgcttttagcacccttttcaatcaaagctcttaaattcatcttgcaaaacaaacatgagtaaaataaaactaagatataaatgaggaataatatgcaatatttgaccctcaagatATGTTGACCTCAACCTTGACAACCTCGATCTGAAGAAAATGTTGACAACCTCGAGCATTGTTATATATCAACCTCCACCGTGCCAATTATTAACAACCTCTATCTGAAGTGATCTAGGTTGTCATCATGACTAAAGCACATGATCATAACCCACAatagcaaaaataataataatcaaatatTGTCTATATACCTTCGTTTGCTATTTTTACAGTTTTCGATTGCAAAAGAAGGCGTACAGAAAGTACAAGAAGCTGAAGGTggaaagatgatgatgaagacaaTCATAGTGAAATAACACAGTTGGAAGGGGTAGAGGAAGGTCCCAAAGAAGAAACTTCAAAAGAGAGAGGTATGGTCGAGGTCGAGATTCAAAATGGGGCTCCTACGATCGTTTTGGAATTATAAACTCCTTTCCATATAACGTCTCTAGGTCCCATCTTCACCTTTTGttcaaatccactccatttattCTATCCAAAGTTTTAAAGAAGGTAAATGTCTAGAGAATGGTAAAAATCTTTAAATCTGGTGGCCCACAACACAACAAGATAGTAGGTATTGTTATAGTAAACCATCGATCTTTTTTTCTCATTATGTGCCACTGATAGCTGAAAACAACATGAAGTTCATACATTTTGTAAGTACTTATACTTAAAAGCACAGTtaggattgttaaattttgtagtcccaaatggatcacaagcactcatgaagatgttcTTCGATACTCATGAAGACTGCGCAAAGAGTagatcaacatctcaaggaagactcatCATCGCAATCTCTAAATTATATTAGTTTGAAGTTTAAAGCATCTGTATGTGTCAACCattaggtggtataaccttaaaaTGACCCTacgttaggtgtatttcacttggtatcataatgaacataattctaagtaaaatacactgaagttaggccagcccgactTCTGGTTTGGCTAGCCTCACTACCTTCAGCTAACCTAATACATTTCGGGCAAGTATACAGCAAGATAAAGATTTTCTGCGTCAAGTTCTGCCAGCCCAACCTTGGGTTCAACCAGCTGAACCTATCTGTTCGGCCAGCCCGAGTGTGTTCGGTCAAGTTTTCAGAAACATTTAATTTTTGAATCTCATGGAGACTCGGCTAGTCGAATTTTGGCTAGGGTTAGCTGAATTTCTGAAAAATTGTAAGTCTTATATTGTACGAAGCACACCtctgtttgtcaaatttcgtttaaaCAAAATAGTTTATGAAGTGGTCCATCTAATGTGgaacaagatggaaagttcaagtcaagtactagatcaagaaggaaagttcaagtcaagtactagatcaagatGGATAGTTCAAGTCAAATAAtggattaagatggaaagttcaagtcaagtactggatcaagatggaaagttcaataaGTTTaagatgattgagttcaagttctactaaagatctagtaaaagatcaagctccatcttcaactataagctctattgaagaatcaagtagaagaacaagtttcatgaagttcaagcatccaatctacttcaatgttcagtcttttcaggtataacagaccctagaaagaccttaggcttaagtTCTTTCAAGATATAAACttaaatgggtttttatgcttatgtaGGCTAAAGTTGAACTAGTTTAGGATacggttcaactagtctaagttgtggctcgactagtctaagatatTTTCAACCAGTCCTAATTTAAACttagaaaaatgattttttctGTTACTTCTTTAACTAGTCGAGCAaacttctcgaccagtcgagggttgctcgactcaaagtccagctaCTGAATTTTggcacccttgaccagtcgaacagggccctcgaccaaacgagtagggccttcgaccagtcaaagttctgttttatccgatcgcgctcaaatttgaaattttgttaaaacGGAATCCGGTTCTTAGATGAGTTAAAGAATgtcttagacgagtcaaagcaaTAACTTTTCTTCCTATAAATAGAGggcttctctcaatccgaaaatatAATTCAAGCACATCAAATCCATCATCAAGAGAGATAGAAACCCCCATTACACTCAAGCTATTACACGGTATTTATAAATCTTTAAATAacttatttgttttaattcctaGATCTCTTATTCCTTGAATTTCATTTTATaaaagagagtagatactcttctttgagatcttgaggaattaaaacaagtagcctttgttttgaatctatttaaaatcagtctagaaccttgaacccttgtcttCGTGACTGTACATTGAACAATCTATGAAAAGAGAAGATTTTCTACGACTACATCAATTGATACATCTTCAAacatgaagataagtatattttgtattttgtattttggttttattgagatagctaaAAAATCTTATTTGTTGGTTTGTCTAAGATAACTAGAAAATTCTCAGAGAGGGGTTTTTTTGTGAtaaccctttaaaatcacaatcgtatcaggttttaaggtgaccctagtAAAACCTTAtatatagtgaaagccaatatcatgtggatagtaattattgggaatggagtaggtgtggctatttgagaacattTGTTTTacacaccgaactactataattcttggtgttgtggtgaatgtttactttttgcatttgtggagaatgttcgtaatttcatttatgtaaaagtgatgaatgtttgtaatagatagcttgattttctcttgcttggtttgagatcttgattcttataAACGTTtctgaaataaagttgtcctacctaaactttgttttgggtgtagattgtcctacgaactagtttgaatcaatttttaaatactagtgcgattgagatttctaatttatttatttagcatagtcctatccccccccaagacttcttaagctctctttttcaagtggtattaaagctaagttgctcatttttttaaaattaattttcttaagttaaaagatctagagtttttataatgtcaaattttgatagcttatctattaccaggccaccaccttttgattgGTCTTACTATGAatactggaaagccagaatgaaaatttttctaaaatccttagatgaaagcgtgtggcaagccactataaCCTAATGGAAACCTCATATGTCTAAAGTATTAagcagtgatggaactaaatttATGAGAGAAACTGCATCCTTTTTATGGACTGCAGCTCAAAAAAGTGAAAGCAAtgctaatgctaaggccttaaatgtcataacttgtgctctatcacctaacaaattcaagagaattatttccTGTGATACAGCCAAACAAGCTTAggatattcttaaaatgacacatgaaggaactactatagtcaagaaatcaaaagttcaaatcctcactactagatttgaggaaattcgtatggaataaaatgaaactttcatggacttctatacaaaactaaatgatatagtaaattccatgtaggGTCTAGGAGATgaaatcccagaaagcaaggttagtgcaaaaatactacgatctcttcctgagagattcaattctaaaaTAACTGTCATTcaagaattaagagatactgattatatgaaggttgaggagttagttggctctctttaaacatatgagttaaattttaaaactcctaaaggtaagtccattgctcttaaatcatctaaatctatttcaaaagaaaattgtgttaattctgattttgaagatacagaagatgatatgacattacTTGTtaggaaattttatagaatttttaaaaacaagaaaagatcagactttcaaaaaccatcta contains:
- the LOC131226577 gene encoding uncharacterized protein LOC131226577; translated protein: MTSCQKIQHKGSKSDSEQVDSSFMVRCFTENLTTGCCYVVLTNKKQVKSYEKLIPENVGHIRCHECQIHGDVVHVPPEALHQTVTSWPFAAWGLDVIGLINPPSSKGNQYILAVTDYFCKWTEAIALRNVKEKDVVNFIRHVIIYRHGIPKKIVTDNSNPFKNRDMEKLCQKFGIHYLFSTPYYPPVNGLVEVFNKTIMRILKRTVTRNKRDWDERLQEALLWVYRTTHRTATSTTPYSLVYGVKAVIPIEIRVTSLRVVVHQSITNDENVKIRLKELDLLDKKRLAAQ